A genome region from Vulpes lagopus strain Blue_001 chromosome 7, ASM1834538v1, whole genome shotgun sequence includes the following:
- the PGAP4 gene encoding post-GPI attachment to proteins factor 4, producing the protein MSTPALPAAMLLRRLRRLSWGSTAIQLLILTVVTFGLLAPLACHRLLHSYFYLRHWHLNQMSQEFLQQSLKEGEAALHYFEELPSANGSVPIVWQATPRPWLVITIITVDRQPGFHYVLQVVSQFHRLLQQCGPQCEGHQLFLCNVERSVSHFDAKLLSKYVPVANRYEGTEDDYGDDPSTNSFEKEKQDYVYCLESSLQTYNPDYVLMVEDDAVPEEQIFPVLEHLLRARFSEPHLRDALYLKLYHPERLQHYVNPEPMRILEWLGVGMLLGPLLTWLYMRFASRPAFSWPVLLFFSLYSMGLVELVGRHYFLELRRLSPALYSVVPASQCCTPAMLFPAPAARRTLTYLSQVYCHKGFGKDMALYSLLRAKGERAYVVEPNLVKHIGLFSSLRYNFHPSLL; encoded by the coding sequence ATGAGCACACCAGCCCTTCCAGCTGCCATGCTCCTCCGGAGGCTGAGGCGGCTCTCCTGGGGCAGCACTGccatccagctcttgatcttaACGGTGGTGACGTTCGGCTTGCTGGCCCCCCTGGCCTGTCACCGCCTTCTGCACTCTTACTTCTATCTGCGCCATTGGCATCTGAACCAAATGAGCCAGGAGTTCCTGCAGCAAAGCCTGAAAGAGGGGGAGGCTGCCCTCCACTACTTCGAGGAGCTGCCCTCTGCCAATGGCTCAGTGCCCATCGTCTGGCaggccaccccccgcccctggctggttatcaccatcatcactgtcGACAGGCAGCCTGGCTTCCACTATGTCTTGCAGGTGGTGTCCCAGTTCCACCGGCTTCTTCAGCAGTGCGGTCCGCAGTGCGAGGGGCACCAACTCTTCCTGTGCAACGTGGAACGTAGCGTGAGCCATTTCGATGCCAAGCTGCTGTCCAAGTACGTCCCTGTGGCCAACCGCTACGAGGGCACCGAGGACGACTATGGGGATGACCCTTCGACCAACTCGTtcgagaaagagaagcaggactATGTCTACTGCCTGGAGTCCTCCCTGCAGACCTACAACCCGGACTACGTCCTGATGGTGGAGGACGACGCCGTGCCGGAGGAGCAGATCTTCCCGGTCTTGGAGCACCTCCTGCGGGCGCGCTTCTCCGAGCCGCACCTCCGAGACGCCCTCTACCTGAAGCTCTACCATCCCGAGAGGCTCCAGCACTACGTCAACCCGGAGCCCATGCGCATCCTGGAGTGGCTGGGCGTGGGCATGCTGCTGGGGCCCCTGCTCACCTGGCTGTACATGCGCTTTGCCAGCCGCCCGGCCTTCAGCTGGCCCGTCCTGCTCTTCTTCTCCCTGTACAGCATGGGGCTGGTGGAGCTGGTGGGCCGCCACTACTTCCTGGAACTGCGGCGGCTGAGCCCGGCCCTGTACAGCGTGGTCCCCGCGTCCCAGTGCTGCACCCCCGCCATGCTCttccccgcgcccgccgcccgccgcacCCTCACCTACCTGTCCCAGGTGTACTGCCACAAGGGCTTCGGCAAGGACATGGCGCTCTACTCCCTGCTCAGGGCCAAGGGCGAGCGGGCCTACGTGGTGGAGCCCAACCTCGTGAAGCACATCGGCCTCTTCTCCAGCCTCCGGTACAACTTCCATCCCAGCCTGCTCTAG